A stretch of Onychomys torridus chromosome 2, mOncTor1.1, whole genome shotgun sequence DNA encodes these proteins:
- the LOC118577426 gene encoding uncharacterized protein LOC118577426 isoform X2 — MPLPSERPLSHLQVLILQLGTSGDSCSCWQSKPHLADVSAGCRRNVSAAQVHFQIWMNTSTCHIGLLEMYEAQNNACQHTGTPQTSTLARLSAGFSCGVHCVPAAWMLQRLTSPGGVEEAPQSSFRSIFRPAEAWLSALSKGEIVLHSAW; from the exons ATGCCACTGCCCTCTGAGAGGCCACTCAG CCATCTCCAGGTCCTCATTTTGCAGCTGGGCACATCAGGGGACAGCTGCTCTTGTTGGCAATCCAAGCCACATCTGGCAGATGTGTCAGCAGGATGCAGAAGGAATGT ATCTGCAGCCCAAGTTCACTTCCAGATCTGGATGAACACCAGCACCTGCCATATAGGTTTATTGGAGATGTATGAGGCTCAGAACAATGCCTGCCAGCACACAGG GACACCGCAGACCAGCACGCTGGCAAGGTTATCTGCTGGCTTCAGCTGTGGAGTTCACTGTGTGCCAGCAGCTTGGATGCTTCAGAGACTTACCAGCCCAGGAGGGGTCGAGGAGGCCCCCCAGAGCAGCTTCCGGTCCATCTTTCGGCCAGCGGAGGCCTGGCTTTCAGCGCTGTCCAAGGGTGAAATTGTGTTACATTCTGCCTGGTAA
- the LOC118577426 gene encoding uncharacterized protein LOC118577426 isoform X1 — protein MPLPSERPLSHLQVLILQLGTSGDSCSCWQSKPHLADVSAGCRRNVSAAQVHFQIWMNTSTCHIGLLEMYEAQNNACQHTGKQREEEKKAQEGEAAGRGGACVWWGQPEKRPIHFLIFAPGHRRPARWQGYLLASAVEFTVCQQLGCFRDLPAQEGSRRPPRAASGPSFGQRRPGFQRCPRVKLCYILPGNEVLQVLAPSQQKQLWPTALAQPPSSQGPDWLEELGRRVSGVFETGTGKFRGRGSTPGNEARGSF, from the exons ATGCCACTGCCCTCTGAGAGGCCACTCAG CCATCTCCAGGTCCTCATTTTGCAGCTGGGCACATCAGGGGACAGCTGCTCTTGTTGGCAATCCAAGCCACATCTGGCAGATGTGTCAGCAGGATGCAGAAGGAATGT ATCTGCAGCCCAAGTTCACTTCCAGATCTGGATGAACACCAGCACCTGCCATATAGGTTTATTGGAGATGTATGAGGCTCAGAACAATGCCTGCCAGCACACAGG gaaacaaagggaagaagagaagaaagcccAGGAAGGGGAGGCGGCAGGCAGAGGCGGAGCGTGCGTGTGGTGGGGGCAGCCTGAGAAAAGACCCATTCATTTCCTGATATTTGCTCCAGGACACCGCAGACCAGCACGCTGGCAAGGTTATCTGCTGGCTTCAGCTGTGGAGTTCACTGTGTGCCAGCAGCTTGGATGCTTCAGAGACTTACCAGCCCAGGAGGGGTCGAGGAGGCCCCCCAGAGCAGCTTCCGGTCCATCTTTCGGCCAGCGGAGGCCTGGCTTTCAGCGCTGTCCAAGGGTGAAATTGTGTTACATTCTGCCTGGTAATGAGGTGTTGCAGGTCTTGGCCCCCAGCCAGCAGAAGCAGCTTTGGCCAACAGCCCTGGCCCAGCCACCATCCAGCCAAGGACCGGACTGGCTAGAAGAGCTAGGGAGGAGGGTGAGTGGAGTATTTGAGACAGGGACAGGGAAGTTCAGGGGCAGAGGGTCAACACCAGGAAATGAAGCGAGGGGATCTTTCTGA